CGGCGAGGATTTACACCCCATGCTCAAAAACGTTGAGACGAGCTACCGCTATCTCGCGGGTCCTCTCGTTGATGCTCTGAAAGAGCTCGACCTCGATGCCGGCTTCTCCGGCCTCAACGACGTCGTCGCCAACGGGAAAAAGATCAGCGGCTCCGCACAGACGAGGAGGAAGGGGGTAATCCTTCAGCACGGCACCTTCATGTACTCCACCCGCGTCGAGATACTCGGAAGGGTTCTGCGGGTCTCCAAGGCAAAGCTGGCCGACAAGGGTGTTTCGAGCATCTGGGAGCGTGTTACAACTCTGGAGCGCGAGGGGGTAAAGCTTAGCCGCTGGGAGGCCTACGAACTTCTCAGGGACAAATTCGGGGCTGCCTTTGAACTTGTCGAGGGCGAACTAACGGACTACGAGCTTCAGCTTGCGGAGAAGCTGATAGAGGAGAAATATGGAAACCCGGAGTGGAACGAAAGCCGCTGAACTATGGTAGCCCCCATTTTCCTTCTGTTCCGTGTTCCTCTGCCAGTTCGTAGAACAGCTCATCTTCACCGAACTCTTCTCTCAGCTTTCTGAAGCTTCTCTCCAGGCGCGGTAAGCGCCCCTTGCTCCTTCTCAGCATGTCGTTGCCAAGCTCGACGGCAAAGCGGAGGTATTCATCGTCGATTAAAATCCTTCCGTCCCTCCCGAGGGGCGCGGTTAGGTACTCGGTGGCGTTTATCTCGACGAGGTATCTCTTTGAGATTACCTTGAAGGTGGTGTACTTGAAGCCTGAAGCCAGGCCGAGCTCGTGGAGCCTCTTCGCTTTCTCGATGTCTTCGGCAACGACGTGGAATATCGGCGGCTGGCTCTT
This window of the Thermococcus thermotolerans genome carries:
- a CDS encoding lipoate--protein ligase family protein; protein product: MRFIPLIVARPEVQMAIDEAIMRARIEGKAPDTVRLYAFSPSSVTIGRFQSVVHDVNLEEAKRLGIPVVRRITGGGSVFHDEFGEITYSVIVGEDLHPMLKNVETSYRYLAGPLVDALKELDLDAGFSGLNDVVANGKKISGSAQTRRKGVILQHGTFMYSTRVEILGRVLRVSKAKLADKGVSSIWERVTTLEREGVKLSRWEAYELLRDKFGAAFELVEGELTDYELQLAEKLIEEKYGNPEWNESR
- the taw3 gene encoding tRNA(Phe) 7-((3-amino-3-carboxypropyl)-4-demethylwyosine(37)-N(4))-methyltransferase Taw3; this translates as MKAKREALTSLFTAMREGKVDGDIIDLLLLINSIDGIYTTSSCSGRIGIIEEPALGAKPLSRWLIKVHRPIGFEEARKALGNAERGLIFLKSQPPIFHVVAEDIEKAKRLHELGLASGFKYTTFKVISKRYLVEINATEYLTAPLGRDGRILIDDEYLRFAVELGNDMLRRSKGRLPRLERSFRKLREEFGEDELFYELAEEHGTEGKWGLP